One genomic window of Streptomyces sp. NBC_01498 includes the following:
- a CDS encoding phosphotransferase family protein, with amino-acid sequence MTDHDEAGTVRPSTLAWASRYLEAGERIVGTEVLHGGITAEMRRLTIGGRRDGSTRDLVLRTFVNMRHAEAELNREADTLTLLAGTAVPAPGLVAVDPVGEHCEFPSLLMTCVAGRTVLADEGLETRVPLLARQLVAIHALRPAERPREYVTWTTADTVVTPRGADPAAWAAAIDMIRAPAPSCEGRFLHGDFHPGNVLFDVPPARPADARITGVVDWPVTSWGPADLDVAHCSTNLALLHGPAWAPRFAEAYEAAGGVRAAAPGERLYWQVRDALALSEDLPSVARAWRQAGRTDLTTRAVEERLDAYVTALMRRA; translated from the coding sequence GTGACCGATCACGATGAGGCGGGGACCGTCCGGCCGTCGACCCTGGCATGGGCGAGCCGGTATCTGGAGGCCGGGGAACGGATCGTCGGGACCGAGGTCCTGCACGGCGGTATCACCGCCGAGATGCGGCGGCTGACCATCGGCGGGCGGCGGGACGGATCCACCCGTGACCTGGTGCTGCGGACGTTCGTGAACATGAGACACGCCGAGGCCGAGCTGAACAGGGAGGCCGACACGCTGACCCTGCTCGCCGGGACCGCCGTGCCGGCCCCCGGACTGGTCGCGGTCGATCCGGTCGGCGAGCACTGCGAGTTTCCGTCGCTCCTCATGACCTGTGTGGCGGGCCGGACGGTCCTCGCCGACGAGGGACTGGAGACCCGCGTCCCGCTGCTGGCCCGTCAACTCGTGGCGATCCACGCGCTGCGGCCCGCCGAGCGGCCCCGGGAGTATGTGACGTGGACGACGGCCGACACCGTCGTGACTCCGCGGGGCGCCGACCCGGCGGCGTGGGCCGCGGCGATCGACATGATCCGCGCGCCCGCGCCCTCCTGCGAAGGGCGGTTCCTGCACGGGGACTTCCACCCCGGCAACGTGCTGTTCGACGTGCCGCCCGCGAGGCCGGCGGATGCCCGGATCACCGGCGTCGTCGACTGGCCGGTGACTTCCTGGGGCCCGGCGGATCTCGATGTGGCGCACTGCTCCACCAATCTCGCGCTGCTGCACGGTCCCGCGTGGGCTCCCCGGTTCGCCGAGGCGTACGAGGCGGCGGGCGGCGTACGGGCGGCGGCCCCGGGTGAACGGCTGTACTGGCAGGTGCGGGACGCCCTGGCGCTCTCGGAGGACCTGCCGTCGGTGGCGCGGGCATGGCGACAGGCGGGGAGGACGGATCTGACGACCCGAGCCGTGGAGGAGCGGCTGGACGCCTACGTCACCGCCCTGATGCGTCGGGCATGA
- a CDS encoding SDR family oxidoreductase: MVLKPDTSAPDLRGKIALVAGATRGAGRAIAVQLGAAGATVYVTGRTTRERRSEYNRAETIEDTAELVTAAGGTGIAVPTDHLVPEQVRALAERIDAEQGRLDVLVNDVWGGEKLFEFDTPVWEHDLDNGLRLFRLGMETHAITSHFVLPLLVRRPGGLVIEMTDGTSAYNGTRYRNSYFYDLVKNSVLRMAFVLAHELKPHGGAAVALSPGWMRSEMMLETLGVTEDTWQDALTEVPHFCISESTSFVGRAVAALAGDPDIARRNGESLSSGQLAQEYGFTDLDGSRPDCWRYLVEVEEAGKPADASGYR; encoded by the coding sequence ATGGTATTAAAGCCCGACACATCGGCACCGGACCTCCGCGGGAAGATCGCGCTGGTCGCGGGTGCGACGCGGGGAGCCGGGCGGGCCATCGCCGTGCAGCTCGGCGCGGCGGGTGCGACGGTCTACGTCACCGGCCGCACGACTCGGGAGCGGCGCTCGGAGTACAACCGGGCCGAGACCATCGAGGACACCGCCGAGCTGGTGACCGCGGCGGGCGGGACCGGGATCGCGGTGCCGACCGACCACCTGGTGCCCGAGCAGGTCCGTGCGCTGGCCGAGCGGATCGACGCCGAACAGGGGCGGCTCGACGTGCTGGTCAACGACGTCTGGGGCGGGGAGAAGCTGTTCGAGTTCGACACACCCGTGTGGGAGCACGACCTCGACAACGGACTGCGCCTGTTCCGGCTGGGCATGGAGACCCACGCGATCACCAGCCACTTCGTGCTGCCGCTGCTCGTGCGTCGGCCGGGCGGGCTCGTGATCGAGATGACGGACGGAACATCCGCGTACAACGGAACGCGCTACCGCAACTCGTACTTCTACGACCTGGTCAAGAACAGCGTGCTGCGCATGGCGTTCGTCCTCGCGCACGAGCTGAAGCCGCACGGCGGGGCGGCCGTCGCGCTGAGTCCGGGCTGGATGCGTTCGGAGATGATGCTCGAAACGCTCGGCGTCACCGAGGACACCTGGCAGGACGCGCTGACCGAGGTGCCGCACTTCTGCATCTCGGAGAGCACCTCGTTCGTGGGACGCGCCGTCGCGGCGCTCGCGGGTGACCCCGACATCGCGCGCCGGAACGGTGAGTCGCTGTCCAGCGGTCAACTCGCCCAGGAATACGGCTTCACCGACCTCGACGGCTCCCGCCCCGACTGCTGGCGCTACCTGGTCGAGGTCGAGGAGGCCGGCAAGCCGGCGGACGCCTCCGGGTATCGGTGA
- a CDS encoding GPR1/FUN34/YaaH family transporter → MKQEKATLDVPPAPVAGVAPAARTAAPVPDLSQGPRATEPAMLGFGGFLLGSISLAFYLKDVSIPANSLVASLPIMVFSSTIMLLMASVWAMRLGDGVFAAVYGLFGTFWLSFSVLSLALNNNLMGEFENIEQRQATANFVLVWAIVIVLLTLTTLRLPRVFTFLFVVVSATLLVLFGSIEQAIDQTVNNPLKPSDPWLIYVGIGTMFLFIVLGMYIFAAFMHRATGAKTLPLGKPLVKGR, encoded by the coding sequence ATGAAGCAGGAAAAGGCAACACTCGACGTCCCACCCGCGCCGGTCGCCGGGGTCGCTCCCGCGGCGAGGACGGCCGCACCCGTGCCGGATCTGTCCCAGGGACCCCGGGCCACCGAGCCCGCCATGCTGGGCTTCGGGGGATTCCTGCTCGGCTCCATCTCGCTCGCCTTCTACCTGAAGGACGTCAGCATCCCGGCCAACTCCCTGGTGGCCTCGCTGCCCATCATGGTGTTCAGCAGCACCATCATGCTGCTGATGGCCTCGGTCTGGGCGATGCGCCTGGGCGACGGGGTGTTCGCGGCGGTGTACGGACTGTTCGGCACCTTCTGGCTGAGCTTCTCCGTACTCAGCCTCGCCCTGAACAACAACCTGATGGGTGAGTTCGAGAACATCGAACAGCGTCAGGCCACCGCCAACTTCGTCCTGGTGTGGGCCATCGTGATCGTTCTGCTGACGCTGACGACCCTGCGGCTGCCGCGGGTCTTCACGTTCCTCTTCGTGGTGGTCTCGGCGACCCTGCTCGTGCTGTTCGGCTCGATCGAGCAGGCCATCGACCAGACCGTCAACAACCCCCTCAAGCCGAGTGACCCCTGGCTGATCTATGTCGGCATCGGGACGATGTTCCTCTTCATCGTGCTCGGTATGTACATCTTCGCCGCCTTCATGCACCGGGCGACCGGCGCCAAGACCCTCCCGCTGGGCAAGCCGCTGGTCAAGGGCCGCTGA
- a CDS encoding methyltransferase — protein sequence MTAIAHTQHGGPIELDMDGLSRILFGHAAFQYLNAACELGLPDLVAEKQELTREEIRDALALQDRAVDILLLGCTSLGILVKQDGLYRLADVVKGLMDEGDWQRFKDTVAFEQYIVYEGQLDFTDSLRENRNVGLRRVRGSGRDLYHRLAENPHMEQVFYRYMRSWSELANKHLVEELDLSGRTHLLDCGGGDAVNAIELAKANPDLKVTVFEIPASGTIAEKKIAQAGVSNQVSVITGDMFRDPLPTGCDVVMFAHQMVIWTPEENTELLRRAYEVLPEGGQLVIFNSMSNDEGDGPVVAALDSVYFAALPAEGGMIYSWATHEKSLRAAGFSTLKRIPFPGWTPHGVIVATK from the coding sequence ATGACCGCGATCGCACACACCCAGCACGGCGGGCCCATCGAGCTCGACATGGACGGCCTGTCCCGGATCCTCTTCGGGCATGCGGCCTTCCAGTACCTCAACGCCGCCTGTGAACTGGGCTTGCCCGACCTGGTCGCCGAGAAGCAGGAACTGACCCGGGAAGAGATCCGCGACGCGCTCGCTCTCCAGGACCGCGCCGTCGACATCCTCCTCCTCGGCTGCACCTCGCTGGGCATCCTCGTCAAGCAGGACGGGCTGTACCGACTGGCCGACGTCGTCAAGGGCCTCATGGACGAGGGCGACTGGCAGCGCTTCAAGGACACCGTCGCCTTCGAGCAGTACATCGTGTACGAAGGCCAGCTCGACTTCACCGACTCGCTCCGCGAGAACCGCAACGTCGGCCTGCGCCGGGTCCGTGGCTCCGGCCGCGACCTGTACCACCGTCTCGCCGAGAACCCGCACATGGAGCAGGTCTTCTACCGCTACATGCGGTCCTGGTCCGAGCTGGCCAACAAGCACCTGGTCGAGGAACTCGACCTCTCCGGCCGCACGCACCTCCTGGACTGCGGCGGCGGCGACGCGGTGAACGCCATCGAGCTCGCCAAGGCCAACCCGGACCTCAAGGTCACCGTCTTCGAGATTCCGGCGTCCGGCACCATCGCCGAGAAGAAGATCGCCCAGGCAGGGGTCAGCAACCAGGTCTCCGTCATCACCGGTGACATGTTCCGCGACCCGCTGCCCACCGGCTGCGACGTCGTGATGTTCGCCCACCAGATGGTGATCTGGACCCCGGAGGAGAACACCGAGCTTCTCCGCCGCGCCTACGAGGTCCTGCCCGAAGGCGGCCAGCTGGTCATCTTCAACTCCATGTCCAACGACGAGGGCGACGGCCCGGTGGTCGCCGCGCTCGACAGCGTCTACTTCGCCGCGCTGCCCGCCGAGGGCGGGATGATCTACTCCTGGGCCACGCACGAGAAGTCCCTGCGCGCCGCCGGGTTCAGTACCCTCAAGCGCATCCCCTTCCCGGGCTGGACCCCGCACGGCGTCATCGTCGCCACCAAGTAA
- a CDS encoding methyltransferase — protein sequence MLHPRLRDDATRMRMLLYGQLVSKTVCTAVQLGLPEALAGGPRSAEDLAREVEAHPLALRRLLRALVPFEVFTEEADGTFALTGLGTTLLPDTPGTARPSALLLAGEVGGAWGEFEHTVRTGESAFRLINDIALFEHLERRPERREVFDRSQEAGLRLELDEIFEAVTFDRYRRIVDVGGGNGHLMCELLLRTPGSTGIVVDLPGTVPLAEKRIVEGGLIDRCTTTAGDFFSSVTPGADLYILSHILHDWGDDSAVSILRTCAAAMPPHGRIMVIDLLTDAAADDHGGRHRLPALMDLYMLSLFGADGGRERTGGEFGALLADAGLEAEETLVLPSGMAVITARPIIG from the coding sequence ATGCTCCACCCACGGCTCCGGGACGACGCCACACGGATGCGCATGCTGCTCTACGGCCAGCTCGTGTCGAAGACGGTGTGCACGGCGGTGCAGCTCGGCCTGCCGGAGGCCCTGGCCGGGGGCCCCCGCTCCGCCGAGGACCTCGCCCGCGAGGTGGAGGCCCACCCGCTCGCCCTGCGCAGACTGCTGCGCGCCCTCGTCCCCTTCGAGGTCTTCACCGAAGAGGCCGACGGGACCTTCGCGCTGACCGGACTCGGGACGACCCTGCTGCCGGACACCCCCGGTACGGCACGCCCCTCCGCCCTGCTGCTGGCCGGCGAGGTCGGCGGCGCCTGGGGCGAGTTCGAACACACCGTACGGACCGGCGAATCCGCGTTCCGGCTGATCAACGACATCGCGCTCTTCGAACACCTGGAGCGGCGGCCGGAGCGGCGCGAGGTCTTCGACCGGTCGCAGGAAGCCGGGCTGCGCCTGGAACTGGACGAGATCTTCGAGGCGGTCACCTTCGACCGGTACCGGCGGATCGTGGACGTCGGTGGCGGCAACGGCCACCTGATGTGCGAACTGCTGCTCCGTACGCCGGGCAGCACCGGCATCGTCGTCGACCTGCCCGGCACCGTACCGCTCGCCGAGAAGCGGATCGTCGAGGGCGGGCTCATCGACCGGTGCACCACCACCGCCGGAGACTTCTTCAGCTCCGTCACCCCGGGAGCGGACCTCTACATTCTCAGCCACATCCTGCACGACTGGGGCGACGACAGCGCGGTCTCGATCCTCCGTACCTGCGCGGCGGCGATGCCCCCGCACGGGCGGATCATGGTGATCGACCTGCTCACCGACGCCGCCGCCGACGACCACGGCGGACGCCACCGGCTCCCCGCCCTGATGGACCTCTACATGCTCTCCCTCTTCGGCGCCGACGGCGGCCGGGAGCGCACCGGCGGAGAGTTCGGGGCGCTGCTGGCGGACGCCGGGCTGGAGGCCGAGGAGACCCTGGTGCTGCCCAGCGGAATGGCCGTCATCACGGCCCGCCCGATCATCGGCTGA
- a CDS encoding MFS transporter, with amino-acid sequence MSPHSALPPPERAGKREWTALAVLALPAMLISLDNTVLHLAVPHLSASIDPSGLQLLWIVDIYSFLIAGLLIIAGTLGDRVGRRRLLLIGAAGFGLASLLTAFSNSAEMLIVSRALLGIAGATLMPSSMSLIRNMFADPRQRSVAFSVWIACFLVGGAIGPMVGGAMLEHFWWGSVFLLSVPAMVLLLIVGPLLLPEYRDPNPGRIDPTSVLLLVVSLLATVYGLKVLAGDGVAVLPVALLLAGLTLAVVFASRQRRLTHPLLEPGLFRERTFAVSLGAMALALFVMSGSQFFVAQYLQMVVGLSPLETGLSSLPGSVGGVMGALLAPVALRWLRSAYVMTLGLTIAFAGFAVLTQVETENGLIPVMIALGLLNFGVAPTIALGTDMMIASAPPEKAGAVSAISETCHELGLGMGIAILGSVGTAVYRAEVSDTLPAGLPDDAASRVQDTIGSAVYEADRLPGELGTAVLDAARVAFTDGLFYVSVICTVITLLTVVMVAVLLRRVPAGDGPDGPDGAAGRPGPHEALETADPRTPAHHRPATAPEDRAR; translated from the coding sequence ATGAGCCCACACTCCGCCCTCCCGCCACCCGAGCGCGCCGGAAAACGCGAATGGACCGCCCTCGCCGTCCTCGCCCTGCCGGCGATGCTGATCTCCCTCGACAACACGGTCCTGCACCTGGCGGTTCCGCATCTCAGCGCGAGCATCGACCCCAGCGGTCTTCAACTCCTCTGGATCGTCGACATCTACAGCTTCCTCATCGCCGGCCTGCTGATCATCGCGGGTACCCTCGGCGACCGGGTGGGCCGCCGCCGGCTGCTGCTGATCGGCGCGGCGGGCTTCGGACTGGCCTCGCTGCTCACGGCGTTCTCCAACAGCGCGGAGATGCTGATCGTCAGCCGGGCACTGCTCGGCATCGCCGGGGCGACCCTGATGCCGTCCTCGATGTCGCTGATCCGGAACATGTTCGCCGACCCACGCCAGCGGTCGGTCGCCTTCAGCGTCTGGATCGCCTGCTTCCTGGTGGGCGGGGCGATCGGCCCCATGGTCGGCGGCGCCATGCTGGAGCACTTCTGGTGGGGTTCGGTCTTCCTGCTGAGCGTGCCCGCGATGGTGCTGCTGCTCATCGTGGGGCCGCTCCTGCTGCCCGAGTACCGGGACCCGAACCCGGGCAGGATCGACCCCACGAGCGTGCTGTTGCTGGTGGTCTCCCTGCTGGCGACGGTCTACGGACTCAAGGTGCTCGCCGGTGACGGTGTCGCCGTCCTGCCGGTGGCACTGCTGCTGGCCGGACTCACGCTCGCCGTGGTCTTCGCCTCCCGGCAGCGCCGCCTCACCCATCCCCTGCTGGAACCCGGCCTCTTCCGCGAGCGCACGTTCGCCGTCTCCCTCGGGGCCATGGCCCTCGCCCTGTTCGTGATGTCGGGCTCGCAGTTCTTCGTCGCGCAGTATCTCCAGATGGTGGTGGGGCTCTCCCCGCTGGAGACGGGACTGAGTTCCCTGCCCGGGAGCGTCGGCGGTGTGATGGGCGCCCTGCTGGCCCCCGTGGCGCTGCGCTGGCTGCGGTCCGCGTACGTGATGACACTGGGCCTCACGATCGCCTTCGCCGGCTTCGCCGTGCTGACCCAGGTCGAGACGGAGAACGGACTGATCCCGGTGATGATCGCCCTGGGACTGCTCAACTTCGGTGTGGCACCGACCATCGCGCTCGGCACCGACATGATGATCGCGTCCGCACCGCCGGAGAAGGCCGGAGCGGTCTCCGCGATCTCCGAGACCTGTCACGAACTCGGCCTGGGCATGGGCATCGCGATCCTCGGCAGCGTCGGCACCGCCGTGTACCGCGCCGAGGTCTCCGACACCCTGCCCGCCGGTCTGCCGGACGACGCGGCCTCCCGCGTCCAGGACACCATCGGCTCAGCCGTGTACGAGGCCGACCGGCTGCCCGGCGAGCTCGGCACGGCGGTCCTCGACGCGGCCCGAGTCGCCTTCACCGACGGCCTGTTCTACGTCAGCGTGATCTGTACGGTGATCACGCTGCTGACCGTTGTCATGGTCGCCGTGCTGCTCCGCCGGGTGCCGGCCGGCGACGGACCCGACGGCCCCGACGGCGCCGCCGGGCGTCCCGGTCCCCATGAGGCCCTGGAGACCGCCGACCCGCGAACGCCCGCTCACCACCGGCCGGCGACGGCCCCGGAGGACCGGGCACGCTAG
- a CDS encoding methyltransferase domain-containing protein, which yields MAAEISGADNVASFYEGLGQVLNAAWGENLHYGYWEDDADDSTVEAATARLNDMLITLLDPAPGGAVLDIGCGVAKPALQLVATRDVHVTGIAISDVEVEQAAERAKAAGRSDVTTFRNADVMELPFGDGSFDGAWAIESLLHVPDRGRALAETARVLRPGGRLVIADTAEIPPVGPEGRKVLGDICASYGVSSFATAAEYLELLAAHGFVDVEVHDISDKVVRTGVIMADVVAARRDELAKIDGPEPVDQYIDLMRRAAASQDIGYLVIAATLDPASGS from the coding sequence ATGGCTGCCGAGATATCCGGCGCTGACAATGTCGCGAGTTTCTACGAAGGTCTCGGTCAGGTTCTGAACGCCGCCTGGGGCGAGAACCTGCACTACGGCTACTGGGAGGACGACGCCGACGACAGCACCGTCGAGGCCGCCACGGCCCGGCTGAACGACATGCTGATCACCCTGCTCGACCCCGCCCCCGGCGGCGCGGTCCTCGACATCGGATGCGGGGTGGCCAAGCCCGCCCTCCAGCTCGTCGCGACCAGGGACGTGCACGTCACCGGCATCGCCATCAGCGACGTCGAGGTGGAGCAGGCCGCCGAGCGCGCCAAGGCCGCGGGCCGGTCGGACGTCACCACCTTCCGCAACGCCGACGTGATGGAACTGCCCTTCGGCGACGGCTCGTTCGACGGCGCGTGGGCGATCGAGTCGCTGCTCCACGTGCCGGACCGGGGCCGTGCGCTCGCCGAGACGGCCAGGGTGCTGCGCCCCGGCGGGCGGCTGGTGATCGCCGACACCGCCGAGATCCCGCCGGTGGGTCCGGAGGGCCGCAAGGTGCTCGGCGACATCTGCGCCTCCTACGGCGTGAGTTCGTTCGCCACCGCCGCCGAGTACCTCGAACTGCTGGCCGCCCACGGGTTCGTGGACGTCGAGGTCCACGACATCAGTGACAAGGTCGTCCGGACCGGTGTGATCATGGCCGATGTCGTCGCGGCCCGGCGCGACGAACTGGCCAAGATCGACGGGCCGGAACCGGTCGACCAGTACATCGACCTCATGCGCCGCGCGGCGGCCAGCCAGGACATCGGGTACCTCGTGATCGCCGCGACGCTGGACCCGGCATCGGGCTCCTGA
- a CDS encoding MFS transporter, producing MTVRETTAPSPARAGRREWTALGVLALPAMLITLDNTVLHLAVPHLNASLNPSGLQLLWAVDVYSFLIASLLIVAGTLGDRIGRRRLLLIGAVGFGVASLMTAFSSSAEMLIVSRALLGIAGATLTPSSMSLIRNLFHDARQRTVAFSVWITCFLVGGAIGPLVGGVMLEHFWWGSVFLLSVPAMVLLLILGPVLLPEYRDSRPGSIDMASIGLLVLSLLSTVYGLKKLAGEGLATAPALILLAGLVLGMSFVVRQRRLTEPLIDMDLFRERTFSASLGAMGLALFVMSGSQFFIAQYLQMVLGLSPLEAGLASLPGSVGGVAGSLLAPVALRWARAAYVMTGGLVIAVIGFVVLAQAGTDSGPATVMVALALLNVGVSPTVVLGTDMMINSAPPEKAGAVAAISDTSHELGLGLGIAVLGSVGNAVYRGQVSGELPAGLPEGAAEGVRDTIGNAVGQVSRLPEALGSATLDVAREAFTHGLVLVGVVCGVLTVLTVFLTLSLRGVAPAAGSEGSGKSGEESGAAGDGSAELLEAGGRITE from the coding sequence ATGACCGTAAGAGAAACGACCGCTCCCTCACCGGCGCGGGCCGGAAGACGCGAATGGACGGCTCTCGGCGTCCTCGCCCTGCCGGCCATGCTCATCACCCTCGACAACACGGTGCTGCACCTCGCCGTGCCACACCTGAACGCGAGTCTGAACCCGAGCGGTCTGCAACTGCTCTGGGCCGTCGACGTCTACAGCTTTCTGATCGCCAGCCTGCTGATCGTCGCGGGCACCCTCGGCGACCGGATCGGGCGCCGCCGGCTGCTGCTGATCGGCGCGGTGGGCTTCGGTGTCGCGTCGCTGATGACGGCGTTCTCCAGCAGCGCGGAGATGCTGATCGTCAGCCGGGCACTGCTCGGCATCGCCGGGGCGACCCTCACGCCGTCCTCGATGTCGCTGATCCGCAATCTGTTCCACGACGCCCGGCAGCGGACCGTGGCCTTCAGCGTCTGGATAACCTGCTTCCTGGTGGGCGGGGCCATCGGCCCGCTCGTCGGTGGCGTGATGCTGGAGCACTTCTGGTGGGGCTCGGTGTTCCTGCTGAGCGTGCCGGCCATGGTGCTGCTGCTGATCCTCGGGCCGGTGCTGCTGCCCGAGTACCGCGACTCCCGGCCGGGCAGCATCGACATGGCGAGCATCGGCCTTCTGGTGCTCTCCCTGCTCAGCACCGTCTACGGCCTCAAGAAGCTGGCCGGCGAGGGCCTGGCCACGGCCCCCGCCCTGATCCTCCTCGCCGGTCTCGTCCTGGGCATGTCGTTCGTCGTACGCCAGCGCCGGCTCACCGAGCCGCTGATCGACATGGATCTGTTCCGGGAGCGGACCTTCTCGGCGTCCCTGGGCGCGATGGGGCTCGCCCTGTTCGTGATGTCGGGATCGCAGTTCTTCATCGCGCAGTACCTCCAGATGGTGCTGGGACTGTCGCCGCTGGAGGCCGGGTTGGCGTCGTTACCCGGCAGTGTCGGTGGGGTGGCGGGGTCGTTGCTCGCGCCGGTGGCACTGCGCTGGGCACGTGCGGCGTACGTGATGACCGGGGGCCTGGTGATCGCCGTGATCGGCTTCGTGGTCCTGGCGCAGGCCGGTACCGACAGCGGGCCGGCCACGGTGATGGTCGCGCTGGCGCTGCTGAACGTCGGCGTCAGCCCCACCGTCGTGCTCGGCACCGACATGATGATCAATTCCGCGCCGCCGGAGAAGGCCGGAGCGGTCGCCGCCATCTCGGACACCTCGCACGAACTGGGCCTGGGCCTGGGCATCGCCGTACTGGGCAGTGTCGGGAACGCGGTCTACCGGGGTCAGGTCTCCGGTGAGCTGCCCGCCGGGCTGCCGGAGGGGGCCGCCGAGGGTGTTCGGGACACCATCGGCAACGCGGTCGGCCAGGTCTCCCGGCTGCCGGAGGCGCTCGGTTCCGCCACGCTGGACGTGGCGCGCGAGGCGTTCACCCACGGGCTGGTGCTGGTCGGCGTCGTCTGCGGGGTCCTGACGGTGCTGACCGTGTTCCTGACGCTGAGTCTGCGCGGAGTGGCCCCGGCCGCCGGGTCCGAGGGGTCCGGGAAGTCCGGGGAGGAGTCCGGCGCGGCCGGCGACGGGTCGGCGGAACTGCTGGAGGCCGGCGGCCGTATCACCGAGTGA
- a CDS encoding FAD-binding oxidoreductase: MSELNRRGLLTRAALAGAGLVSADVLAGTRPAVAAGAPDGACTPAFDSITVQPGDSRYNSFLRAHNTRFTGRPDQVTIATSSDDVAEALGRAVASGRRVAVRSGGHCLENFTANAEIKEIIDLSQMSDVYFDEKRRAFAVGPGAIVAPTQNTLFKGWGVTIPSAGCSEVALGGHILGGGYNFFSRVHGIAVDHLYAVEVVVVGADGQPRTVVATRRRNDPNRDLWWAHTGGGGGNFGIVTRYWLRTPKVDSTDPGMLLPRGSNQRVRNVQWSWDGLSPQAFAKLIRNFSTWYEHNSAPGAREVQVWASFSASHQAAGVVGLMAGVSENVPGGEAMLDSLFDAVAAGTGLTSASDTRSELAWLDRDNWFWGPPGRQKDKTSDLKKSYTDAQIATIYRYLTDDSISNPGAQVNLAALGGKINSVRPDATAYVHRDSILRAYFTPGVWRSEAEDATHVDWVRKLYRDVYSTTGGVPVPNAINAGAYINYPDVDLADPEWNTSNTPWHGLYYGANYARLQQVKRAYDPRDVFRHALSIRPN, from the coding sequence ATGTCTGAATTGAACCGCCGAGGATTACTTACTCGTGCCGCACTCGCCGGGGCCGGTCTGGTCTCGGCGGACGTCTTGGCCGGAACCCGACCCGCGGTCGCGGCGGGTGCGCCCGACGGAGCGTGCACGCCGGCGTTCGACTCCATCACCGTCCAGCCCGGGGACTCCCGGTACAACAGTTTCCTCCGTGCCCACAACACCCGATTCACCGGCCGGCCCGACCAGGTGACCATCGCGACGTCCTCGGACGACGTCGCCGAGGCGCTCGGCCGGGCCGTCGCGTCCGGCCGGCGGGTCGCCGTCCGCTCCGGCGGCCACTGCCTGGAGAACTTCACGGCGAACGCCGAGATCAAGGAGATCATCGATCTCTCGCAGATGTCGGACGTCTACTTCGACGAGAAGCGACGTGCCTTCGCCGTAGGACCCGGCGCGATCGTGGCGCCGACGCAGAACACGCTCTTCAAGGGCTGGGGCGTGACGATTCCCTCCGCGGGCTGCTCGGAGGTGGCCCTCGGCGGGCACATACTCGGCGGCGGCTACAACTTCTTCTCCCGCGTGCACGGCATCGCCGTCGACCACCTCTACGCCGTCGAGGTGGTCGTGGTGGGCGCCGACGGACAGCCCCGCACCGTCGTGGCGACGCGCCGTCGCAACGACCCCAACCGCGACCTGTGGTGGGCGCACACCGGCGGTGGCGGCGGCAACTTCGGCATCGTCACGCGGTATTGGCTGCGTACGCCGAAGGTGGACTCCACCGACCCGGGCATGCTGCTTCCGCGCGGTTCGAACCAGCGGGTCCGTAATGTGCAGTGGTCGTGGGACGGCCTGTCGCCGCAGGCGTTCGCCAAGCTCATCCGCAACTTCAGCACGTGGTACGAGCACAACAGCGCCCCCGGGGCGAGGGAGGTCCAGGTCTGGGCCTCGTTCTCCGCGTCGCACCAGGCGGCCGGCGTGGTCGGCCTGATGGCCGGTGTGTCGGAGAACGTCCCCGGCGGCGAGGCCATGCTCGACAGCCTGTTCGACGCCGTCGCCGCAGGCACCGGCCTCACGTCCGCGTCGGACACGAGGTCCGAACTGGCGTGGCTCGACCGGGACAACTGGTTCTGGGGTCCCCCCGGACGCCAGAAGGACAAGACGTCGGACCTGAAGAAGAGCTACACGGACGCGCAGATCGCGACGATCTACCGCTACCTGACCGACGACTCCATCAGCAATCCCGGCGCCCAGGTGAACCTGGCCGCCCTCGGCGGGAAGATCAACAGCGTGCGTCCGGACGCGACCGCCTACGTGCACCGGGACTCCATCCTGCGCGCCTACTTCACCCCCGGCGTATGGAGGTCGGAGGCGGAGGACGCCACGCACGTGGACTGGGTGCGCAAGCTCTACCGGGACGTCTACAGCACGACCGGGGGTGTGCCCGTTCCCAACGCCATCAACGCCGGGGCGTACATCAACTACCCGGACGTCGACCTCGCCGACCCGGAGTGGAACACCTCGAACACGCCCTGGCACGGGCTGTACTACGGGGCGAACTACGCGCGGCTCCAGCAGGTCAAGCGGGCCTACGACCCGCGCGACGTGTTCCGCCACGCGCTGTCCATCCGGCCCAACTGA